From Rhododendron vialii isolate Sample 1 chromosome 10a, ASM3025357v1, the proteins below share one genomic window:
- the LOC131304201 gene encoding pentatricopeptide repeat-containing protein At4g35850, mitochondrial: MKLLHSISGHHRSLVRAIGRRYFAASTEEFAKRNYANNDSEYNTVITSLTSQRRHYLLRDVYDDMMLDGVKPERDTFHSLIVGTMKGARLQDAFFFRNEMKAMGLVPDVALYNFLISTCGKCKNSQQAIQILEEMKRYEVKPTGQTFICLLNACAAAGRLDQVYGIVRDMTAAGLGLNKFCYAGLIAAHKNKTPITDDTASKIIELVEQSKGWSSVESSRDNAENVMMGVTEEELYNTPTAECIHRRGGFIFRELTVYHVAFHACADLRNVEAMEILLEMLTKDGKPLDVYCLIQIMRCYLHSGDLDRGQKVFEDYMNTGKQPMVELYVTLAEGAMLGHTPRGMQLALETLEKMVARGFNLNPKMGNDLLLAASGEKTGGYTMANYVWDLMQSRNITPSLPAVEAYYHGLKERDIPADDQRLMLVSRTYANQRQRFRQGPGRS; encoded by the exons ATGAAGCTGCTTCACTCCATCTCCG GGCACCACAGGTCTCTGGTCCGAGCAATCGGACGCCGCTACTTCGCGGCTTCGACCGAAGAGTTTGCCAAGAGGAATTACGCCAACAATGATTCGGAGTATAACACCGTCATTACCTCTCTCACTTCTCAACGAAG GCATTATTTGTTGAGAGATGTGTATGATGATATGATGCTGGATGGGGTTAAACCAGAGCGAGATACATTTCACTCGCTGATTGTGGGGACGATGAAAGGCGCTCGGTTGCAGGACGCTTTCTTCTTCCGTAATGAAATGAAAGCCATGGGTTTGGTTCCTGAT GTTGCTTTATACAACTTCTTGATCTCAACCTGTGGGAAATGCAAGAATTCACAGCAGGCAATCCAG ATTTTGGAAGAGATGAAGAGATATGAAGTCAAACCTACAGGACAAACTTTTATCTGTCTACTGAATGCATGTGCAGCTGCTGGGCGGTTAGATCAAGT GTATGGAATTGTTCGTGATATGACTGCAGCTGGTCTTGGTTTAAACAAGTTTTGCTACGCGGGCCTTATTGCTGCACACAAGAATAAGACTCCTATTACCGATGATACAGCTAGCAAA ATTATTGAGCTTGTTGAGCAGTCCAAGGGGTGGTCGTCAGTTGAATCCTCGAGAGACAATGCTGAAAATGTTATGATGGGTGTTACTGAAGAAGAGTTATATAATACTCCCACTGCAGAATGCATTCATAGGCGTGGTGGCTTCATATTTAGGGAGTTAACTGTGTATCATGTGGCATTTCATGCATGTGCAGACCTCAGAAATGTTGAG GCAATGGAAATACTCCTAGAGATGCTGACAAAGGATGGCAAACCTCTTGATGTCTATTGTCTGATACAAATCATGAG GTGTTATCTGCATTCCGGAGACCTTGATCGCGGTCAAAAAGTTTTTGAAGATTACATGAATACAGGGAAGCAGCCTATGGTGGAGCTGTATGTG ACTCTTGCTGAGGGAGCAATGTTGGGGCACACTCCCAGGGGAATGCAACTTGCCCTTGAGACGCTG GAAAAGATGGTCGCGAGGGGATTTAACTTGAACCCCAAAATGGGTAATGATCTCCTCCTTGCAGCTTCCGGTGAAAAG ACTGGTGGGTATACCATGGCAAATTACGTATGGGACCTGATGCAGTCTCGGAATATCACCCCTTCACTTCCTGCTGTTGAAGCATATTACCATGGCTTAAAA GAACGAGATATACCTGCAGATGATCAAAGACTAATGCTTGTATCTCGAACTTATGCCAATCAGCGCCAAAGATTCAGACAAGGGCCTGGCCGATCATAG